TTTTACGATTGAGAGTAATTTCCTTCAAGGATGGGATCCTGAGGCAGGAAACACAAGTTATCCTATTATGAAGTCAGTTATAATGGGTTTACAAGTTCAGTTTTAATCATTAATAGGTGAAGTCATGAAAAAGAAAATAAGAATAATCTATATAATCGTAGTTTCCTTGGCTTTAAATGCTTGTGCAGACTTAGATCTTACTCCTAAAACAGGTATTTCAACAGAAAACTTCTTTAGAAATCTGCCCGAATTGGAAATTGGTTTGAACTCACTCTATGAGAAAAAACTTTGGAAAATTGACGAAGACTGGTGGACAGATGACATGTTTCACAGAGGTGGTCCTGCTACAAATGACATTTCTACAGGCAATATCAATTCTGAATCATCGCTTTCTGGTGTATATTGGACTGATTTATATGACGGGATAAAAAGAGCAAACACTCTGCTTCAAGCGATAGAAAAATTAAGAGGAGTTGAAAGTGAAGACGAACTCAATAGGATTGAAGGTGAAGCGAGGGCAATAAGAGCTTATTTTTATGGCATATTAGTCACAAAGTTTGGAGATGTACCTTTATTAACTTCAAATATTCCTCTGAATGAAGCATATAATGTGACTAGAACCGGTGTTAGTGAAGTTAAAAACTTCATTTATAGTGAATTGGATGAAGCCGCATTATTACTACCTCGAAATAACGAAAATAGGGTTAATCAAGGCTTTGCCTTTGGAATAAAAGCGAGATTCGCTCTTTATTTGGGTGATTTTCAGATTTCAAAGATAGCTTCAAAAGCTGTGATTGACATGGGTATTTATGATCTGGACAAAAACTTTAGGACGTTATTTTTGAAGGAAGGAGCGGCTAGTAAAGAAAATATTTTCTTTATTCCTCAAAGTCTTGATTTCAATGTAAATTTTAATAATACTTTGACTCGGGATTTTATTCCTAGAAATGCAGGAGGTTTTGGTGCAGCTATGCCTACGTTTGAAGCCGTACATATATTTGAATGTGTCGATGGAGAGACAATTGACAAGTCCCCACTTTATGACCCCCAAAAACCTTTTGTAAACAGAGATCCGAGATTAAATGAGACTATTGTAGAATTTGGTATTCCTTGGCTTGGGTTTATATATCAACCACATCCTGATTCAATAACAACAATCAATACATTAAATAATGAAAGAGTAAGAAACAATGATTCAAGAGGTGTTGCAATTTTCGCATCTTTTACAGGAATGCTTTGGAAAAAAGGTATTGAGCAGAGATGGGCTGATAATCCAAGATTGGCGGATCAAAATTTAATAATTTTGAGGTATGCAGATATTTTGTTGATGCAAGCTGAATCTTTGATAGAACTCAATGAAGATTTGACTACTGCCCAAAACCTTATCAATCAAGTGCGGGCAAGAGCCTATGGAGTAGAGTTGAATCAGACAGATCTTTTTCCAGCTGTTTCTGAATTAGACCAGAACGGATTGAGGGCAAGGTTAAGACGTGAAAGAAGGGTTGAATTGATGAGGGAAGGATTAAGATACCAAGATATAATCAGGTGGAGAATTGGAAATAAAACGATCACAAGAGTGGTCTTGGGTATGCCACAACCTACTGTGCAGGATAGAAACCAATGGCCGTTCAATGATCAGATTTTACCTGTCGTAGATCAGGATGGAGTGGTTTTGTTTGATAGTCAACAACTGATTTCCAGAAATTTTGCCAGCCTGCTTCAGACTTATAGTTTTGACGAACAAAGGATGTATCTATGGCCTATTCCTGCATCGGATAGGTTTTTGAATTCTAATCTGACGCAAAATCCCGGGTATTGATTTTTTCTAAATCATAAAATCATATAGTATGAAAGAATTGAAATTATTGGTTCTAATAGGATTGGTATTGGTTTCCTGCAATCCGGTACGAGAAGAAAATAGGGAGATTGAAGAAAAATGGATAAATGTTAGCGGAGTGTATCCCCATCTAGCCTACTACAACGATGAGGGAGAATGTGGAACCGGTGCAGTAGTGCCTTGGGCTGATAAACTTTGGGTAGTCACCTATGGGCCGCATTTGCCATTTGGTTCTTCGGACAAGTTATATGAAATAGATACAGATTTGAATCAAATAGTCAGAGAGGAAAGCATCGGTGGCACTCCAGCAAACCGGATGATCCATAAGGAATCAGATCAGCTTTTTATTGGGCCGTATACGATTAGTAATCAGGGAGTGGTAAGGGCCATTCCTTACGAAATAATGCCCGGAAGACATACTGGAAATGCCCGGCACCTGACAAATCCCGAAAGCAAAATCTACTTTGCGACAATGGAGGAAGGATTTTATGAAGTTGATGTAAATACCCTTCAACCTACCCTGCTTTATGAAGATGCCAATGTTGGAAGGCAAAAGGGAAATGATACTGATTCAAATCCTCCGGGATCTCTTTTATTGGGAGCACATGGAAAGGGTGCCTATTCCGGACAGGGTGTTCTGGTCTATAGCAATAATGGTGAATCAGGGCAACAAGCATTGGAGCAATTTGATATTGAATCAGGGGTTTTAGCTGAATGGGACGGGAAGGAATGGAAAACAGTGCGAAGAGCGCAATTTGTGGAAGTGACAGGACCAGGTGGAATTTATGGAAATCCTAATCCTGAAAAAGACCCAATCTGGGCAACAGGTTGGGACCACAAATCTATATTGGTTGGCGTAAGAGATTCGGGAGAATGGTCATTTTATAGATTGCCTAAAGCCAGCCACAGTTATGATGGTGCTCATGGTTGGAATACGGAATGGCCGAGAATCAGGGATATTGGGACTACAGAAAATCCCGATTACTTGATGACCATGCATGGGATGTTTTGGAAATTCCCTCAAGGCTTTTCTTCAAAAAACTCCGTGGGGATCAGGCCTAGGTCTTCCTATCTGAAAGTCATTGGGGATTTTACAAGGTGGAATGACCAGCTTGTGTTTGGATGTGATGATTCTGCCCAAAAAGAATTCCTTAATGTCAGGAAAGCAAAAGGTGGAATTGAAGGCCCGGGACAATCCAATTCAAATCTTTGGTTTACTTCTACCAGTCTTCCAGATGAACTTGGACCTTCTGACGCTAACGGAGCTGTTTGGCTATCAGAAAACGTTTCTGCTGGAGCCCAATCGGAAGCTTTTCTATTTGCAGGATGGGCCAATAGATCAGCTTGGATCCTTAATGAGGGTAATTCCGAAACCGAGTTTTTGTTTGAAGTCGATACAAATGGGGATAAGACATGGAAACCATTGCTATCCCAAAAAGTGTCTGCCGGACAAACCCAACTAATTGAATTCCCCAAAAATGATAAAGGAGAATGGATCCGGGTAAAAGTGGATAAAAACACCAAAGCAACCGTTCATTTTTCCTATAACAATGGACACAGCAAAAGTACATTTGGAGATAATGGAGCCTTTAATGGCATTTCAACTATTGATGAAAAAACTTCCTTGGGAGGATTGCTTTACGGACTTGGTGATAATCGAAGAGCGCTTGGAGTAGTAGCAGGAGAAATCGGTGAAAATGATTTCCATGAAAATGGGTATTATGAGTTGAATGAGAAAATGGAGCTTGTTCCAAAAACTGATGCTGAAACAAGTGATTTCATAAATTCCAAATTTGCCATTCCAAGAAATGTAATTGAAATCGATGAATCTTCCGTTTTGGTTATTGACGATAAAAACCGAAGGTGGAGACTTCCATTGGGTCAGGAAGATTTTACCCGAAAAACCAACGATGGATTGTTAAGGATTTGCAGAGAAGTGGCTACAGAAAGGGACTTATTCAATGCCCACGGTACATTTTATGAGTTGCCTGCGGAAAATGCCGATGGATACGCCAAAATCAGACCTATATCCTCCCATAATCTTCAGATTCATGATTATGCATCATACAGGGGAATGTTAATTATGACAGGGATTGATCCAAACCAAAATTCCAAAAATATCTTTAAATCTAAAGATGGCAAAGCGGCAGTTTGGGCTGGTGTAATTGATGATTTATGGAAACTTGGCAAGCCTACAGGAAAAGGCGGACCATGGAAAAATTCCAAAGTCAGCAAAGGTCAAGCATCCGATCCTTATCTGATTGGGTTCTATGATAAAAAATCCCTTGAAATCAGCCATGACTTGAATAATGATGTGGAATTTACAATCGAAGTAGAGCCAATTGGCCATGGTCCTTGGATGACTTACAAAAAAGTAAAAGTTGGTAAAGGAGAAATATTCAAATATGATTTTCCTGAAGGTTTTCAGGCACGATGGATCCGGTTTAAATCAAATGAAAATTGCAACGCAACGGCCTGGTTAGAATATAAATAAAAAAACATAAGATTGATTGGTTTTATTTAACCACTGTTTCTTTGAGGCGGTGGTTTTTTATTCTCTTATCTACAATTAGAATATCCTGAGATCTACAAATCTCACTTTTTAGCTCTAGACATTGGCCTACAAGAAATTCTCCTTTTGAGTTTGGGGATTTTTAAATTAAATTGTTAGATCACTATATAACCACCGTCTCCATGCTCAAAATCTCCTTCTTCCCAGCAATTTCATCCTTTCAAATTGGTCTTTGGAATGGACACGCTATGAAATGAGGGAGCCGATTAGAGTGAATTAATAAGTAAAAACAAAAAATGTTAGTGTCAACATTAATTAGATCTAAAAATTTGAGACAAAGAATCAAAATCCAATTACTAAGCTTGCTGCTCTTTATTGGTTTTGCTCAGTCTGTTTTTCCCCAAAAACTCTATTGGATCAGAGCAGAAGGAGGAGAAAGAAACGAATATGTGTTTTTCAGAAAAGATTTTCAGCTAAAAGAAGAGGCCCTTCAAGGGGAGCTCAACCTGTATGTAGATTCGAGGTATGCCTTGTATGTCAATGGAAATTATTTGGGTTTCGGGCCTGTCAGATCTTTCCATACCCATCCGTATTTTGACTCTTATGATCTGGTACCTTTTTTAAAGAAAGGGAATAATGTGATCACTGTTTTGGCTATGAATAATGGAATGGAGACCTTCCAACTTTTTGATAATAAAGGAGCGGCGCTGTTTTGGGGAGAAATTCTTGCCGGGTCGGAAAAAATCAGTCTTGATATTCAGTCCTGGAAAGCAAAAAAATCCATCGGCTATGACCAGACTACTCCAAGGTTCTCTTTTGCCAAAGGTCCTATAGAAAGTTGGGATGTGAGCAAAGATAAGGGTTGGAATACAGAAGGAACTTCTACCGACGGTTGGCAAACCCCGGTACCCGTTGCCAATCATGCCAATTGGGGGCAAATGGCCCCAAGACCCATTCCTTACCTGACCATGGAAGATGTCAGAGCTTTGAGACTAATGGGTGCTTATCCACTCAAAAATGAAGAAGATATTTACACATTCAGGGTACCAGCTCCTGATTTGGATATAGAAGAATATTCAATAGGTCATCCGGGCTTGGTCTACACCTATATTTATTCTCCCAAAAAACAAAAAGTGAATGCAGGCTTGTGGTGGGGAGAGTATTTTCTGAATGGAAATAAGATCAATCCCAAAAAAACCGAAAATATGAGCTATCATCGGCAGGAGTTTAATTTGGACCTCAATCCGGGATGGAATGAATTATTGGTTCGGAATAAGGTCATCTGGGGGACTTGGGATTTTTACCTTTCGCTTCCCTCAAATCTTGGATTATCGGTTTCACCTTCTAAAAAACCGGATGATACAGAATGGTTTTATTCCTTCGTTCCTTTGGAAATCAATCTTGAAAAGGCAATTGAACAGCTGGATCTGGGTATTGGAATTGACAAAATAACACAAAATTTCACTTCAAACTGGCGATCCCATAGCCGGGAAGAAAATACCAATCCGGCAAAGGATTTGGCTTGGATGAAGGCTGATACGGCAAAACCTATTTTCCCTTCGGGAGTATTTTTAGAGCCCCTGATTTACAAGGAAAATCCAACCGGACTATGTTTTTATTTTGACATGGGGGAAATTCAGTTGGGACAGTTTTTTGTGGAGGGGGATTTTCCTGAGGGCACCATCATTGATATTGGTTTTTCGGAAGAACTCAATCAGGCAGGACTGCCCTGGTTGTACAAAAGACATCAGGTGGGGGCAGGATTGAGATTTGTGGCAGATGGGGATCAAAAAAGGTATCAATCCTTCAAGCCATACGGCGCCCGCTACCTGAAAGTCACCGTCAGAGATAATCAGACTCCTTTTCGATTGGATAATGTCGGAATGATCCGGCAGGTGTATCCTTTCCAAACCATAGGTTCATTTTCATCTTCCGACCCTTTACTCAACAGAATTTGGGAAGCCTCTTGGCGGACATTACAGATCTGCGCCGAAGATTCTTATACAGATACTCCCTTCCGGGAAAGGGGCTTATATGCAGGAGACATGATACCTCAAATGGCAATGACCCAGGCTGTAAGTGGAGATATGCGTTTGGTGAAACATTCCTTGAATTTGTTTCAAGACATGTATCGCTCCCAAATGTGGGAGGGAGCTACCAACAGGCATGAGGATTATATTTTTTCTTCTCTGATTGCTTTAGATGAATATGCCAAACTTTCAGGTGATTGGGCCCTTGTAAAAGAGCATTATGAAAACTACAAATCATTGATTGGTCAATATCAAAGCAGATATGAAAATGGATTGGTCAAAACGGAGAGTATATTTATTGAGTGGACAACAATCAATAAAAAAGATGCAGTGATGACTGCCTTCGAAGCAATTTATTATTACAGCTTAGAAAGATTGGCCGAATGGGCAGATCGTTTTGGTTTCCAACAGGATAAAACTGCATTTGTCCAAGAAGCGGCCAGACTAAAGGGAAATATAAATTCCAAGCTTTGGGATCCCTCTCAAGAGAACTATTTTGACGGAATCAAGGATGGTGGAGTCTTGCAGGAAAAGCATATTACCTCTACGATTTGGCCTACACTGATGGGGGTCACTGAACCGAAAGATCAAGAAGTAATAATCGATTGGTTGAAAGAAGAAATCTTGGACATAGGACAGGATACTAGAAAAGAAAAAATATCGCCATACAGTTCCTTTTACCTTTTTGCCTTGCTATACAGGTTTGAGCAATCAGGATCAGTGGAAAATTTCATTAAGAAGCATTGGGGACCAATGGCACTGCACAATGACCGGCCGACCATTTGGGAAAATTTTGATGTGGTAAATTCCGATATCGGTACTTCCAGCCATGCTTGGAGCGGACATCCTTTGTTTTTCTTTGCTACAGAGACTTTAGGCGTTAATCTGGGGTTTTTTAGGGATTTCAATCCTGATCTTATTGAAATACAACCCCAATCTGAAACACTTTCATGGGCAAAAGGCACTGTGGTACATCCATTGGGACCTGTGGAAGTGGATTGGAGAATTGAAGGAGAAAACCTTTTCCTGAATTATTCAGCACCTCCGGGAGCAAAGGTTTCTGTAAAACCAAAAGGAAAACTCGGTAAACTTAATCTAATCCTTAATTCAACAAGGTGATAAACGAAGAAAAGTATTCATCAATCTTAAGATCACATGTTATCTGCATACCCTCCCAATATGGAGACCCAAAACCGAAGATTCATTTTGCAAATGGCTGAACAAAACATTAAAACACTAAACTACCATGAAGACATTTCAACTGCTGAATAAGCTATTTGCAAGATTATTCATCCTCAGTGCAATATTCCTTAATCTTCCGGTTGGGCCTGTATCTGCCCAAAATGAAAAACCTAACATTTTGCTTATTGCCATTGATGATCTGAACGATTGGGTTGGGTACTTGGGAGGACACCCCATGGTTCAGACCCCCAATATAGACCGATTGGCGGCAAGTGGAATTGCATTTACAAATGCCCACGTACAAGCCCCATTATGTAACCCATCAAGATCAAGTATTTTGACAGGTTTGAGACCAACCACCACCGGGATATATGCCTTGGGCCCTTGGTTCCGTGACTTGGATCCTTATAAGGACCTCGTCACGCTTCCACAATATTTTGAGAAGAACGGTTATGAAACCATGGCGACGGGCAAAATCTTTCACGATGCTTTTCCACCAAAAGAAGAAAGAAGAAATGGAACGGAATTCAGTGTTTGGGGTTTTCATGGCAGTTTCTTGCCCCGACCTGTAGAGCCATTTGTAAAAAATACCGGGCACCCCTTGGTTGATTGGGGAGTTTATCCGGAAAGTGACTCCTTGCAAGATGATTGGAAAGTCACAGATTGGGCTATTGAACAATTGGAAAACAGGCCGGAAAACAAACCCTTTTTCCTTTCTGTGGGAATTCGGCATCCGCATGTACCTTTATATGCTTCACAAAAATGGTTTGACCTTTATCCTGAAGAGGAACTGCTTTTACCAGAAACAAGGGCAGATGACCGTGAAGACATTCCTCCTTTTTCTTGGTATCTACATTGGGACCTTCCTGAACCAAGACTGGCTTGGCTCGAAATGAACCACCAATGGAAACCAAAAGTACGGGCATATCTGGCAAGTGTAAGTTTTGCCGATATGTTGGTAGGTAGGTTGTTGGATACATTGGAGAAAGAGGGCTTAACTGAAAATACCATTGTGGTGTTGTTTTCCGATCATGGATACCATTTAGGCACAAAAGGAATTACAGGAAAAAATTCGCTTTGGCATGAATCAACAAGGGTACCCTTTATTTTTTCAGGACCGGGAATACCTGAAAAAGGAAAATTAAATGATGCTCCGGTGGAACTGCTTGATCTTTATCCTACATTGATCTCCCTTGCTGGATTACCAAATAAAGATGGGTTGGATGGACAGTCCCTTATACCGCTCCTTACGGATATTGGGTATAGGCGTGAATCTCCGGCTATCTGTACCCATGGCCCTGATAATCATGTGGTCGTAACTGAGGAATGGAGATTTATCCAATATGCGGACGGTTCCAGAGAACTTTATGACAGAAAAAATGATCAAAATGAATGGCATAATCTGGCTATATTGGAAGAATATATTCCTATAATGGATAAGCTTTCGAATTATTTGCCAAAAAGTGCAAAACCGGCACCTGGCAGTAAGACGAGACTGATAGAAATGATTGATGGAATGCCTTATTGGGAAGGGAAAATAATTCCTTATGGGGCAAAAGTTCCAATGAAGTTTGATTAACGCTTGTTTCAAATTATTAAACTGATAGTTAAATCTAGACTTCTGGGAGTAATTAAGTTTTCCCCATTATTCCATTTCTATCAACCATGGTTTATCACCAACCCCTTCAATTTCAAATCCTAAAGTTTAATTCCTTCAGGAAACAGTTTATCCAAATAGACAAAGTCTTAAAATTCATCAGTCAGGGCAATAAGTGTTAATGCAATATTGATCTTTTCAAAAAAATGTTTCTACCCCTCCAAATCCAACATCCACCTGAAATCATCTTCTGAAACTATTTTGAAATGAAAACCCTTGTTTGTCATCTGTTTAGTCGTCCGCTGATTTGAAATCTAAACCAAATAAGTCTGTATTCTTTAATTTTTAAGTATAAATTCAATTCCTCTATGGTGCGATTAATGGAGACGGAGGAACTTACAAGAGAGAGTACACATTTAAATTTCAATTCCTCTATGGTGCGATTAATGGTTGAAGTTCAGATCATTGACTTCTACCCCCGTATCAATTTCAATTCCTCTATGGTGCGATTAATGGATCTGGAAGGCCTCGGATTCATACCCGATCACCGCTATTTCAATTCCTCTATGGTGCGATTAATGGCGCTTTTCTTGTTGTGGATGGCGGCGGCTAAAATCTATTTCAATTCCTCTATGGTGCGATTAATGGAACGCGGCGACCGCAGGGCATTTGCCGCATAACCCGATTTCAATTCCTCTATGGTGCGATTAATGGCATACTATCCAGAAAGCATAGCCCCCGACTTTATTGATTTCAATTCCTCTATGGTGCGATTAATGGGATCGCAAGGATGGATAAAATGCCGCCATACTTAAATTTCAATTCCTCTATGGTGCGATTAATGGTACTACGAGTACACAGGATCTACTTCTATGTGGCAAATTTCAATTCCTCTATGGTGCGATTAATGGAGAATTTGGAATCAGAGCTTCACAGTCGGGAGATAATTTCAATTAATGGAGAATTTGGAATCAGAGCTTCACAGTCGGGAGATAATTTCAATTCCTCTATGGTGCGATTAATGGCGATGCCAGGTCACCAAGTGCCCGCATCTCCTGCAATTTCAATTCCTCTATGGTGCGATTAATGGTGTATTAATCGTACAACCTCCTTCTGCGCTTGGAAAATTTCAATTCCTCTATGGTGCGATTAATGGCCTGCTGTTGATGATGAAAATGATATTCGTAATCTTATTTCAATTCCTCTATGGTGCGATTAATGGCCTGCATCATTCAGACCTTCGGCTATAATTGAATATATTTCAATTCCTCTATGGTGCGATTAATGGAGTATGGGAGGCAGCCCAACAGCTTACAGAAGAGTTATTTCAATTCCTCTATGGTGCGATTAATGGATCCAATTATCTACAGTGTTTGCAGCTCTCAATCTCATTTCAATTCCTCTATGGTGCGATTAATGGTTGACAAATGAGGATATTTTATATACAGGTGATGTTATTTCAATTCCTCTATGGTGCGATTAATGGATCGGACTTCTATTCACTAAGTACATATTTTCTCAGATTTCAATTCCTCTATGGTGCGATTAATGGCTGGATGATCCGATCTCCGAAGTATGCCAACATTTTATTTCAATTCCTCTATGGTGCGATTAATGGTGTAGTAAGTGGCAAAACCATCCTTGCACATTCCTATTTCAATTCCTCCTGTTTTGTGCGATGGGACACCCAAGCTAAGTTTTCATGATTGCAGAGATTAGTTCCTGTTGTTCCTGAGTTGGTTTGAGAGGAACTGTTGTATAGGTTTTAGAATCAGGAAGGAATACCCTTATCTGGTACATGTTTTTGGTAAGCTCGATAGCTCTGTTTGCAGAAAATGATACTTTCCGTTTTTTAAGAAGTCTTTCCATTTCTTTAAATACAGCATAAGACACAAAACAGATACAGATATGTGTTTGTATTCTTTCCGGTATTCGGTGGTAGATTGGCCGTATTCTGATATCTGTCTTGCTGATCCGGAAAGCCTTTTCTATTTGCCACAAGTTTCCGTATGCATCAATAACCTCCCTGGCTTTCATATCAGTATTTGTAAGATATCCTTTCAGCCCATCCCATCTGGCATCCAGTTGATATTTGGAATAATCAATTGCTACTTTGATTTCTGATTCGAGCTTGAGGTACTTGTTATATCCTCTGTTATTGATACTGCTTTTGTCGATTTTCCCATTTTTGACCTTTTTCTCGAGCTTTTCAAGCCCCTTTTTTCTGTTATGGGCATCCTTCTTCAGTCTCTTGTCAGAAAAGCTTACAACCAGTCTATAACCGTCTTTTTTAACTTCTCCGGGATTGTCTTCGGTTATTTCCAGTTCCTGGATTGCATCTTTGATCTCTTTGCTCTCATTCCTGATTTTACCGCCCAGTACAAACTTATAACCGTGACCGATAAGTGCTTTGATATTGGCCCCGGACAGTAAGCCTGCATCTGCAATCACTATAGGTTTACCGATGGAAAACTTCTTTTGGATATTTTCCAGAACAGGTATCAAGGTATATCCCTCATAAGTACTTCCTTCAAAAATATCATATCCAAGCGGATATCCCTCAGAACCGACCAACAGCCCCAATTTTATCTGGGGGTGTTGATGCTTGCCATCTTTTGAATAACCGATTTTCCGCAGATCATCTTCATCCGGGGCCTCAAAGAATAATGTGGTCATATCATAGAAAACAATACCGATATGCCCTCCCAGAATCTTCTCAAAGTGTTTAAATGTTATTTTCTCTATATCCTCTTTGAACTCCTTATGGATCTTGTCCATATACCGATAAATGGAATAAACACTGACTTCCTTGTTCTTGAATCTGGACAGGTAATCTACTGTTTTTAGCTTGGAGCCCGGATAAACCAGCCTGGACATAACCAGGTCCCTAAATAGATCATCGCCTCCGATTTTGTGATAACCCATTGACTCATAAACTCTTCCGAGTATGTTGTCCGGACCAACTAATTCGATCTGGTTGTTGCCTACATTCGATAGAATGGATTTTAAGCTGCTGTCCCGGTCATTTGAAAACAGATAAGTCTGGCCTTGAATTCTCTCAATTTCAAGCTGGGCCTGGCGTTCAAGAATATCCAACTCCACAGCATCAAAGGAACTCCCGAATGACTTGACCACTTTATTGATCCTGCCAACTTTCTGGATAATCTGAATGCTGAAACTACCACTTGAATTCTTCTTACGTCTCACAAACATGAACTAAAAATAGACCGAGACACCCAAAATCACAAAATCAAAGCAAATAAATGGCTATATTTCAATCACTTAATTTTGAACTAAAACATATCCGCACAAAACAGGAGTACATATTTTCTCAGATTTCAATTCCTCTATGGTGCGATTAATGGCTGGATGATCCGATCTCCGAAGTATGCCAACATTTTATTTCAATTCCTCTATGGTGCGATTAATGGTGTAGTAAGTGGCAAAACCATCCTTGCACATTCCTATTTCAATTCCTCTATGGTGCGATTAATGGAATCAATTTCTTCGTCAATGGCCTTGACTTCTCTCAATTTCAATTCCTCTATGGTGCGATTAATGGAAAACCGGAACCACCCGTTGAGTTTGGTTCATTCAATTTCAATTCCTCTATGGTGCGATTAATGGAATCGAGAAAAACCAGATCAACTGCTGCGGAGTTGGATTTCAATTCCTCTATGGTGCGATTAATGGCATATTGAAGTATCATGACCGCACCAAGGCCATTGAATTTCAATTCCTCTATGGTGCGATTAATGGGATCAGAGCGAGCTTCTGCATGTCGTTTCTGTTGTATTTCAATTCCTCTATGGTGCGATTAATGGTGCTCAGGCTTTCAATTTCTGCCTGAAGCTTCTCGAATTTCAATTCCTCTATGGTGCGATTAATGGAAACATCGATTGGGAGGGAGATCCTACCCTTGTGAAATTTCAATTCCTCTATGGTGCGATTAATGGTCTGAGAGTTAGCAATACTTCCTTGAATTTTTCCCTATTTCAATTCCTCTATGGTGCGATTAATGGTATCACGGTAAGCCTGAGCTGCACGCCCGTAGGCTGATTTCAATTCCTCTATGGTGCGATTAATGGTAGGCTCAATAGGATTGATGCAATTTATAATTCTAATTTCAATTCCTCTATGGTGCGATTAATGGTAAGTCCTTTTATGGCGGCTCAGGCGTACAAAGACAATTTCAATTCCTCTATGGTGCGATTAATGGGTGGATATACCCTATGGATTCCCTGTTCTTTTGGCAATTTCAATTCCTCTATGGTGCGATTAATGGAACAATATCCGGGCAAAATACGGTGAATTATTCAAATTTCAATTCCTCTATGGTGCGATTAATGGTTCGTTAATGTCTGCAAGTGCTTTGTCAACTTCTTTTATTTCAATTCCTCTATGGTGCGATTAATGGAACGTCAATAGCTTTATACAGCTTATCACCTGACTTATTTCAATTCCTCTATGGTGCGATTAATGGGTTGAATTTTGTATATCACCTGCCATTCCCTTTACAATTTCAATTCCTCTATGGTGCGATTAATGGTTTCTTCAGGATCTTCAAATGTCAATCTGGCAATCAATTTCAATTCCTCTATGGTGCGATTAATGGGCAGGTCATCTGAGGATATCATTACAAATTCTTTCAATTTCAATTCCTCTATGGTGCGATTAATGGAGTATTTCATTTTCTCATTGAACACCATCCTGTCTGATTTCAATTCCTCTATGGTGCGATTAATGGTCTATCAA
This window of the Aquiflexum balticum DSM 16537 genome carries:
- a CDS encoding RagB/SusD family nutrient uptake outer membrane protein, with the translated sequence MKKKIRIIYIIVVSLALNACADLDLTPKTGISTENFFRNLPELEIGLNSLYEKKLWKIDEDWWTDDMFHRGGPATNDISTGNINSESSLSGVYWTDLYDGIKRANTLLQAIEKLRGVESEDELNRIEGEARAIRAYFYGILVTKFGDVPLLTSNIPLNEAYNVTRTGVSEVKNFIYSELDEAALLLPRNNENRVNQGFAFGIKARFALYLGDFQISKIASKAVIDMGIYDLDKNFRTLFLKEGAASKENIFFIPQSLDFNVNFNNTLTRDFIPRNAGGFGAAMPTFEAVHIFECVDGETIDKSPLYDPQKPFVNRDPRLNETIVEFGIPWLGFIYQPHPDSITTINTLNNERVRNNDSRGVAIFASFTGMLWKKGIEQRWADNPRLADQNLIILRYADILLMQAESLIELNEDLTTAQNLINQVRARAYGVELNQTDLFPAVSELDQNGLRARLRRERRVELMREGLRYQDIIRWRIGNKTITRVVLGMPQPTVQDRNQWPFNDQILPVVDQDGVVLFDSQQLISRNFASLLQTYSFDEQRMYLWPIPASDRFLNSNLTQNPGY
- a CDS encoding alpha-L-rhamnosidase-related protein yields the protein MRQRIKIQLLSLLLFIGFAQSVFPQKLYWIRAEGGERNEYVFFRKDFQLKEEALQGELNLYVDSRYALYVNGNYLGFGPVRSFHTHPYFDSYDLVPFLKKGNNVITVLAMNNGMETFQLFDNKGAALFWGEILAGSEKISLDIQSWKAKKSIGYDQTTPRFSFAKGPIESWDVSKDKGWNTEGTSTDGWQTPVPVANHANWGQMAPRPIPYLTMEDVRALRLMGAYPLKNEEDIYTFRVPAPDLDIEEYSIGHPGLVYTYIYSPKKQKVNAGLWWGEYFLNGNKINPKKTENMSYHRQEFNLDLNPGWNELLVRNKVIWGTWDFYLSLPSNLGLSVSPSKKPDDTEWFYSFVPLEINLEKAIEQLDLGIGIDKITQNFTSNWRSHSREENTNPAKDLAWMKADTAKPIFPSGVFLEPLIYKENPTGLCFYFDMGEIQLGQFFVEGDFPEGTIIDIGFSEELNQAGLPWLYKRHQVGAGLRFVADGDQKRYQSFKPYGARYLKVTVRDNQTPFRLDNVGMIRQVYPFQTIGSFSSSDPLLNRIWEASWRTLQICAEDSYTDTPFRERGLYAGDMIPQMAMTQAVSGDMRLVKHSLNLFQDMYRSQMWEGATNRHEDYIFSSLIALDEYAKLSGDWALVKEHYENYKSLIGQYQSRYENGLVKTESIFIEWTTINKKDAVMTAFEAIYYYSLERLAEWADRFGFQQDKTAFVQEAARLKGNINSKLWDPSQENYFDGIKDGGVLQEKHITSTIWPTLMGVTEPKDQEVIIDWLKEEILDIGQDTRKEKISPYSSFYLFALLYRFEQSGSVENFIKKHWGPMALHNDRPTIWENFDVVNSDIGTSSHAWSGHPLFFFATETLGVNLGFFRDFNPDLIEIQPQSETLSWAKGTVVHPLGPVEVDWRIEGENLFLNYSAPPGAKVSVKPKGKLGKLNLILNSTR
- a CDS encoding sulfatase, whose protein sequence is MKTFQLLNKLFARLFILSAIFLNLPVGPVSAQNEKPNILLIAIDDLNDWVGYLGGHPMVQTPNIDRLAASGIAFTNAHVQAPLCNPSRSSILTGLRPTTTGIYALGPWFRDLDPYKDLVTLPQYFEKNGYETMATGKIFHDAFPPKEERRNGTEFSVWGFHGSFLPRPVEPFVKNTGHPLVDWGVYPESDSLQDDWKVTDWAIEQLENRPENKPFFLSVGIRHPHVPLYASQKWFDLYPEEELLLPETRADDREDIPPFSWYLHWDLPEPRLAWLEMNHQWKPKVRAYLASVSFADMLVGRLLDTLEKEGLTENTIVVLFSDHGYHLGTKGITGKNSLWHESTRVPFIFSGPGIPEKGKLNDAPVELLDLYPTLISLAGLPNKDGLDGQSLIPLLTDIGYRRESPAICTHGPDNHVVVTEEWRFIQYADGSRELYDRKNDQNEWHNLAILEEYIPIMDKLSNYLPKSAKPAPGSKTRLIEMIDGMPYWEGKIIPYGAKVPMKFD